The following proteins are encoded in a genomic region of Chryseobacterium cucumeris:
- a CDS encoding monovalent cation:proton antiporter-2 (CPA2) family protein has product MESSLAMNTLIFLGVAIIMVPLARKLGLSSVIGYILGGIIIGPYVLKLTGNNVNDIMHASEFGVIMLLFLVGLELEPRKFWEMRKKIMGLGLSQMALTILLLFLVFTSVGWRVDKAIAIAMCFALSSTAIVLQTLQEKNNLKTTAGEASFSTLLFQDISVIPILAILPILANYKAKHHDNEIQILIQKLPEWLQAGTVIFGVALLILLGRYVFVPFLRYVSKSGMSELLTASSLFLVIGVSELMVVIGLSPALGAFLAGVMLANSEFRHELEAQIDPFKGLLLAVFFVSVGSTINFNIIQQDPLFIFSTVFAVLAVKFVVLYTIGKFFRIDTPQSLFYAFALSQVGEFAFVLLNYASDLYLLGPEMNAQMMAVTAITMCITPILLIINDKFITPTFIKEIPEEEHDYNILDSNVTQKKIIIVGFGHFGSTVGRLLKANKISATVLDRDSDRVKLLRSYGFKVYYGDATRIPILRAAGIEDAEILVLCLDDPDDNKFIAELVREHYPNVKIFVRAKNRIDAYDYLNSGVNHIYRETLGTAVDMAVDVLHETGMRKYAARRLGQRFMAIDKASIRKLAKMKENDEDITLFTTKEILQREEELLAYDNLNFENKNWEGSSSADEEDEEETQD; this is encoded by the coding sequence ATGGAATCCAGCTTAGCGATGAACACATTAATTTTCCTGGGTGTAGCCATTATCATGGTTCCATTGGCCAGGAAATTAGGGCTGAGTTCTGTCATCGGTTATATTTTAGGAGGAATTATCATAGGCCCTTATGTCCTTAAACTTACAGGAAACAATGTTAACGATATTATGCATGCCAGCGAGTTTGGCGTGATCATGCTTTTATTTTTGGTAGGTTTGGAACTGGAGCCACGGAAGTTCTGGGAAATGCGAAAGAAGATAATGGGATTGGGACTGTCACAGATGGCTCTTACCATTCTGCTGCTTTTCCTGGTATTCACAAGCGTAGGCTGGAGAGTAGACAAAGCCATTGCTATTGCCATGTGTTTTGCCCTATCTTCTACAGCTATTGTTCTGCAGACTTTACAAGAAAAAAACAACCTCAAGACTACCGCTGGAGAAGCTTCATTTTCTACCCTGCTGTTTCAGGATATTTCGGTAATTCCTATTCTGGCCATATTGCCTATTCTGGCCAATTATAAAGCCAAGCATCATGACAATGAAATTCAGATTCTGATCCAGAAACTCCCGGAATGGCTTCAGGCCGGGACGGTTATTTTCGGAGTAGCATTGCTTATTTTATTGGGGCGATATGTATTTGTTCCTTTTCTGCGCTATGTTTCAAAATCGGGAATGTCAGAGCTATTGACTGCTTCTTCATTATTTCTGGTTATTGGGGTTTCGGAGCTGATGGTGGTGATCGGCCTTTCACCTGCTTTAGGTGCTTTCCTGGCAGGAGTAATGCTTGCCAACAGTGAATTCCGTCATGAGCTGGAAGCACAGATTGATCCGTTCAAAGGCTTGCTTTTAGCTGTTTTCTTTGTGAGTGTAGGGTCTACCATTAATTTTAATATTATCCAGCAAGATCCCTTATTTATCTTCAGTACTGTTTTTGCCGTGCTGGCTGTAAAATTCGTGGTTTTATACACCATTGGAAAATTCTTCAGGATAGATACTCCCCAAAGTCTTTTTTATGCATTTGCCCTTTCTCAGGTAGGAGAATTTGCATTTGTACTGCTTAATTATGCATCGGATCTTTATCTTTTAGGGCCGGAGATGAATGCACAGATGATGGCTGTTACGGCAATTACCATGTGTATCACTCCTATTCTTCTCATCATCAATGACAAATTTATTACTCCGACATTTATCAAAGAAATTCCTGAAGAGGAACATGACTATAATATTCTTGACAGCAATGTTACTCAAAAGAAAATCATCATTGTAGGTTTCGGGCATTTTGGAAGTACCGTAGGACGTCTTTTAAAAGCCAATAAAATATCAGCTACCGTTTTGGACCGGGATTCTGACCGTGTGAAGCTTCTCAGAAGCTATGGTTTTAAAGTCTATTACGGTGACGCAACGAGAATTCCTATTTTAAGAGCGGCAGGAATTGAAGATGCTGAAATTCTCGTTTTATGTCTGGATGATCCGGATGATAATAAGTTTATTGCAGAACTTGTCCGTGAACATTATCCCAATGTGAAAATTTTTGTAAGGGCAAAAAACAGGATTGATGCTTATGATTATCTGAACAGCGGAGTCAATCACATTTACCGTGAAACATTAGGAACGGCTGTGGATATGGCTGTGGATGTACTTCATGAAACGGGAATGAGAAAATACGCAGCAAGACGTCTCGGACAAAGATTTATGGCTATTGATAAAGCGTCAATCCGGAAGCTGGCAAAAATGAAGGAAAATGATGAAGACATTACCCTGTTTACCACAAAAGAAATCCTCCAGCGAGAGGAGGAATTATTAGCTTATGATAATCTTAATTTTGAAAATAAAAACTGGGAAGGTTCCTCATCCGCAGATGAAGAAGATGAGGAAGAAACCCAGGATTAA
- a CDS encoding GIN domain-containing protein: MKTSTLFIFSALVALASCNDKHENRNRDREGDKSNWVEKVVSKESGPIQHKEFNGDFDEIQVSQAIEAEIIKSETEKVEISAPQSIIDEILVENDGGKLHIHYKPGIRVMNISKVTAKIYAKDFKKLLADSAARIIVKDKFTQEKTDIEASSAGSISGDLEANDMDINVSSSSSFDGKIWAVNLDIESSSGSTLDLSGKAKKVDVSASSGSSVSAKGVIADDVEADASSGASIHISAVSSVNAGASSGGSVDISKKGELKSVIKDESSGGSVNIQ, encoded by the coding sequence ATGAAAACAAGTACTTTATTTATTTTTTCAGCCTTAGTGGCTTTAGCCTCATGTAATGATAAACATGAGAACAGAAACAGAGACCGTGAAGGAGACAAAAGTAATTGGGTAGAGAAAGTAGTGAGCAAAGAAAGCGGCCCGATACAGCATAAGGAATTTAATGGTGATTTTGATGAAATTCAGGTTTCACAGGCCATTGAAGCAGAAATTATAAAATCTGAAACTGAGAAGGTTGAAATCTCAGCCCCTCAAAGTATCATTGATGAAATTCTGGTAGAAAATGATGGCGGGAAACTGCACATTCATTATAAGCCGGGGATCAGAGTGATGAATATCAGTAAAGTGACAGCGAAGATTTATGCAAAAGACTTTAAAAAACTCCTTGCCGATTCAGCAGCAAGAATTATTGTAAAAGATAAATTTACCCAGGAAAAAACAGATATCGAAGCATCAAGTGCAGGAAGTATTTCCGGAGACCTTGAAGCGAATGATATGGATATCAATGTAAGCAGCAGCAGTAGTTTCGATGGTAAAATATGGGCCGTAAACCTTGATATTGAATCTTCATCAGGATCAACTCTTGATCTCTCCGGTAAAGCAAAAAAAGTAGACGTGAGTGCTTCTTCAGGGAGCAGCGTTTCTGCTAAAGGAGTTATCGCTGATGATGTAGAGGCAGATGCTTCCAGTGGAGCAAGTATACATATAAGTGCTGTTTCCAGTGTAAATGCCGGGGCATCATCTGGTGGAAGTGTGGATATCTCGAAAAAAGGAGAGCTTAAGAGCGTGATAAAAGACGAAAGCAGCGGTGGAAGCGTAAACATCCAATAA
- a CDS encoding M3 family metallopeptidase — protein sequence MKNISSVLLISALAFNQSCTTMKQTDIQQELPAPDPSLASNPFMKKSKLQYEAPEFDKIKNEHFKPAFNYGLKQHEAEIIKIANNPAAPTFENTIVALEKSGEVLRRAQIVFSNLTSANTNPTLQALDEEYAPVFAAHSDKLYLNENLFKRIQSIKEDGLDSESKRLLQYYKQNFEIAGANLSAADKEKLKQLNQELASLSTQYANKLLEARKQGGVFFSDAKELEGLSADEIAAAAADAKTAGQPGKYLLALQNTTQQPLLQNLKNRATREKLFKASWTRAEKGDANDTRSTIEQLAKLRLKKAQILGKKNFAEWKLQDQMAKTPEAATKLMNQIATPAVETARREAKDIQDLIDQQKGGFKVEPWDWNFYAEQVRKAKFDLDESEIKPYFEITTVLEKGVFFAAEKFYGLTFKKRTDLPVYHPDVVTYEVFDHDGKSIAIYYLDFYTRDSKNGGAWMSNFVEQSYLLGTKPVIVNCYNYQKPAPGKPSLISYDDVSTIFHEFGHSIHGMFASQKYPSLSGTNVPRDFVEFPSQINEHWALDPVVLKNYAVHYETKQPIPQALVDKIKKAATFNQGYMTTELVSAAELDMDWHTVSNENQFIPVLDFEKQSLASHGFNLATVPPRYHTPYFAHIWGGGYSAGYYAYLWSETLDNDAWEWISKNGGLTRENGDRFRKYILSVGNSVDLNQAFRDFTGHDPDIKPLLRNRGFIK from the coding sequence ATGAAGAATATTTCATCGGTATTATTAATTTCTGCCTTGGCGTTCAATCAATCTTGTACTACAATGAAACAGACCGATATTCAGCAGGAGCTACCTGCACCTGACCCCTCTTTAGCTTCCAATCCTTTTATGAAGAAGAGTAAGCTTCAATACGAAGCTCCGGAGTTTGACAAAATCAAAAACGAACACTTCAAACCAGCTTTCAATTATGGTTTAAAGCAACATGAAGCTGAAATTATAAAAATTGCCAACAATCCGGCTGCCCCTACTTTTGAAAATACCATCGTTGCATTGGAAAAAAGTGGTGAAGTACTGAGAAGAGCACAAATTGTGTTTTCAAATCTTACCAGCGCGAACACAAACCCTACTTTACAGGCTCTGGATGAAGAATATGCCCCTGTTTTTGCTGCCCATTCTGATAAACTGTACCTGAATGAAAATCTTTTCAAAAGAATACAATCCATCAAAGAAGATGGTCTGGATTCTGAAAGCAAAAGACTTTTACAATATTATAAGCAGAATTTTGAAATCGCGGGAGCAAATCTTTCCGCAGCGGATAAAGAAAAATTAAAGCAACTCAATCAGGAACTGGCTTCTCTTTCTACTCAATATGCCAACAAATTACTGGAAGCAAGAAAGCAGGGAGGCGTATTTTTCTCTGATGCGAAAGAACTGGAAGGACTTTCTGCTGATGAAATTGCAGCTGCTGCAGCTGATGCCAAAACGGCAGGACAACCCGGAAAATATCTTCTGGCTTTACAGAATACAACACAGCAGCCTCTTTTACAAAATTTAAAAAACAGAGCAACCAGAGAAAAGCTATTTAAAGCTTCATGGACAAGAGCTGAGAAAGGAGATGCTAATGATACGAGATCAACCATCGAGCAGCTTGCTAAACTAAGATTGAAGAAAGCACAGATTTTAGGCAAGAAAAACTTTGCTGAATGGAAACTTCAGGATCAGATGGCAAAAACCCCTGAAGCAGCTACTAAACTGATGAACCAGATTGCTACTCCTGCAGTAGAAACGGCAAGACGTGAAGCAAAAGATATTCAGGATCTTATTGATCAGCAGAAAGGAGGCTTCAAAGTAGAACCGTGGGACTGGAATTTCTATGCTGAACAGGTAAGAAAAGCTAAGTTTGACCTTGATGAAAGTGAAATTAAACCTTATTTTGAAATTACAACCGTTCTTGAAAAAGGAGTTTTCTTTGCTGCTGAAAAATTCTACGGACTGACTTTCAAAAAGAGAACAGACCTTCCGGTTTATCATCCGGACGTAGTAACGTATGAAGTTTTCGATCATGATGGAAAATCTATTGCCATTTACTATCTGGATTTCTATACTAGGGATTCTAAAAACGGTGGTGCATGGATGAGTAATTTTGTAGAACAGTCTTATTTATTAGGAACAAAACCTGTAATCGTGAACTGTTACAATTACCAGAAACCCGCTCCGGGGAAACCTTCATTAATCAGTTATGATGATGTTTCAACTATCTTCCATGAATTTGGTCACTCTATTCACGGAATGTTTGCCAGCCAGAAATATCCTTCACTTTCAGGAACAAATGTACCGAGAGACTTCGTGGAATTCCCATCCCAGATTAATGAGCACTGGGCTTTAGATCCGGTTGTTCTGAAGAATTATGCTGTACATTATGAAACAAAACAGCCTATTCCGCAGGCTTTGGTAGATAAAATCAAAAAGGCCGCTACATTCAATCAGGGTTATATGACTACAGAATTGGTTTCGGCCGCTGAACTTGATATGGATTGGCATACGGTAAGCAATGAAAATCAGTTCATTCCTGTTTTAGACTTTGAAAAGCAGTCTTTAGCCAGCCATGGATTTAATCTGGCTACAGTTCCGCCAAGGTATCACACGCCTTATTTCGCCCACATCTGGGGAGGTGGATATTCTGCAGGATACTATGCTTATTTATGGTCTGAAACATTGGATAACGATGCATGGGAATGGATCAGTAAAAATGGCGGATTGACCAGAGAAAATGGTGACCGTTTCAGAAAATATATTCTTTCAGTTGGAAATTCTGTAGATCTGAACCAGGCATTCAGAGACTTCACAGGACACGATCCGGATATCAAACCTTTATTGAGAAACAGAGGGTTTATTAAATAA
- a CDS encoding YchJ family protein, whose product MDCPCCSGKSYEECCKPYHTGEKHAPTAEALMRSRFSAFAIPNGEYLMETTLPGKRKYHNKKDLQEWGEINQWTKLEIIRTSALNHVEFKAYYTDQDGHPQVHHEFSVFQKMHERWYYVSGEFLDEETD is encoded by the coding sequence ATGGACTGTCCGTGCTGTTCAGGAAAATCATATGAAGAATGCTGCAAACCTTATCACACAGGAGAAAAACATGCTCCTACCGCTGAAGCTCTGATGCGTTCAAGATTCTCCGCTTTTGCCATTCCGAATGGTGAATACCTGATGGAGACTACCCTACCGGGAAAAAGAAAATACCACAATAAAAAAGATCTGCAGGAATGGGGAGAGATCAACCAATGGACGAAACTGGAAATCATCAGAACTTCGGCTTTAAACCATGTAGAATTTAAGGCTTATTATACCGATCAGGACGGACATCCGCAAGTTCATCATGAGTTTTCTGTTTTTCAGAAGATGCACGAACGCTGGTATTATGTTTCCGGGGAGTTTTTGGATGAGGAAACGGATTGA
- a CDS encoding peptidylprolyl isomerase yields the protein MTIENNHVVAVKYILHTIEPDGSKILVEETTTENPLTFLYGVGMMIPKFEQNILGLKAGDKAAFVIQPEEAYGERQPDAIAQLPVEMFKESGLPPVGAILPLSDNQGNNFQAFVVEITPEVVVADLNHPMAGKVLDFDVEVLSTRPATEEELAHGHAHGIDGTEGH from the coding sequence ATGACAATCGAAAACAATCACGTTGTAGCTGTAAAGTATATACTTCATACGATCGAACCAGATGGAAGTAAGATTCTTGTAGAAGAAACAACAACAGAAAATCCACTTACATTTTTGTATGGTGTGGGAATGATGATTCCAAAATTTGAACAGAATATCTTAGGTTTAAAAGCTGGCGACAAAGCGGCTTTTGTAATTCAGCCTGAAGAAGCTTACGGTGAAAGACAGCCGGATGCCATTGCACAGTTACCAGTGGAAATGTTTAAAGAATCAGGACTTCCGCCTGTAGGAGCTATTCTTCCTTTATCAGACAATCAGGGGAATAATTTCCAGGCTTTTGTAGTAGAAATTACTCCGGAAGTTGTAGTAGCAGATCTTAACCACCCGATGGCTGGGAAAGTATTAGATTTCGACGTGGAAGTTTTAAGCACTCGTCCGGCAACTGAAGAAGAGCTGGCGCATGGTCATGCTCACGGAATTGACGGTACTGAAGGTCACTAA
- a CDS encoding VF530 family DNA-binding protein, translated as MEQQFKDPLHGKRLDAILEELVEYYKGFERLGEQINIKCFTDNPSISSSLKFLRKTPWARTKVESLYLFMLRQKKRDESRKK; from the coding sequence ATGGAACAGCAGTTCAAAGATCCTCTACACGGAAAAAGACTTGATGCTATCCTGGAAGAACTGGTAGAATATTATAAAGGTTTTGAAAGGTTGGGCGAGCAGATCAATATTAAATGTTTTACAGATAACCCAAGCATAAGTTCTTCCCTTAAATTTCTGCGGAAAACACCGTGGGCTAGAACAAAAGTCGAGAGCTTGTATCTCTTTATGCTAAGACAAAAAAAGAGAGACGAAAGTAGAAAAAAATAA
- a CDS encoding exonuclease SbcCD subunit D, whose protein sequence is MKILHTADWHLGKRLDRFSRLEEQVLVMNEIVKMADEQNVDLVLIAGDLFDNFNPGVEAAELFYKTLKRLSLNGKRPVIAISGNHDSPSLINAPDPLARECGIILIGHPKAEIVPFGTEHFSIINSKEGFIELKIDGINFPVRILHTPFANEVRLKEYFGENKEEEINKVLAQEWKNLADQFCDDSGVNLLTAHLYMNKRGAEILEEPEGEKPIKIGNADLIFSDSIPEQIQYTALGHLHGFQNIGTKEKPVIYSSSPLCYSFSEAGQTKYVSIIDAEPGKTVSYEKKLLKSGRALVRKTFTAIDDAVQWLGENPNTFIELTLESETFLTADERRLIYQSHNGIVHLIPKIKNMELAENQNQEINLSQDIDILFKDYFKSKNGGQEANEELMNLFNEILNA, encoded by the coding sequence ATGAAAATCCTCCACACTGCCGACTGGCATTTGGGTAAGCGCCTCGACCGTTTTTCAAGACTTGAAGAACAGGTTTTGGTTATGAATGAAATTGTTAAGATGGCCGATGAGCAAAATGTTGATTTAGTTCTCATTGCCGGTGATCTTTTCGATAATTTTAATCCAGGTGTTGAGGCTGCTGAACTTTTTTATAAAACATTAAAACGTTTATCCCTGAACGGAAAACGTCCTGTAATTGCTATTTCCGGTAATCATGATTCTCCCAGCTTAATCAATGCTCCCGATCCTCTGGCAAGAGAGTGCGGAATTATTTTAATTGGTCATCCCAAAGCGGAAATTGTGCCTTTCGGTACGGAACATTTTAGTATCATCAACTCGAAAGAAGGTTTTATAGAGCTGAAAATTGATGGGATCAACTTTCCTGTAAGAATTCTTCATACTCCTTTTGCGAATGAGGTCCGGTTAAAGGAATACTTTGGTGAAAATAAAGAAGAAGAAATTAACAAAGTACTTGCACAGGAATGGAAAAATCTTGCGGATCAGTTTTGTGATGATTCCGGAGTGAATCTTCTGACAGCTCATTTGTATATGAATAAAAGAGGTGCAGAAATTCTGGAAGAACCCGAAGGAGAAAAACCTATTAAAATTGGAAATGCAGATCTGATTTTTTCGGACAGTATTCCTGAGCAGATTCAATATACGGCATTAGGTCACCTTCATGGCTTTCAGAATATAGGAACGAAGGAAAAGCCTGTGATTTATTCATCCTCTCCTCTGTGCTATAGTTTCAGTGAAGCGGGACAGACGAAGTATGTTTCCATTATTGACGCAGAACCTGGAAAAACAGTTTCCTACGAGAAGAAACTTTTGAAAAGCGGGAGAGCTTTAGTCCGAAAAACATTTACCGCCATTGATGATGCTGTTCAGTGGCTGGGTGAAAATCCCAATACATTTATTGAACTTACGCTGGAAAGTGAGACTTTTTTAACGGCAGACGAAAGAAGATTAATCTACCAGTCTCACAACGGAATTGTACACCTTATCCCTAAAATAAAAAATATGGAATTGGCAGAAAATCAAAACCAGGAGATCAATTTAAGCCAGGATATTGATATTTTATTCAAGGATTATTTTAAATCCAAAAACGGCGGGCAGGAAGCCAATGAAGAACTGATGAATTTGTTTAACGAAATTTTAAATGCATAA
- a CDS encoding AAA family ATPase, which yields MIPVQLTIEGLYSYRERQTIDFRNLTEAGLFGIFGAVGSGKSSVLEAISFALYSETERLNMRDKRAYNMMNLKSNSSYIEFDFINYENKLFRASRDFKRNSKKFEEVKPNAVTFYENINGKWIPLDHSNAEPIIGLSYSNFKRTIIIPQGQFKEFLELGAAERTNMMKEIFNLQKFDLQNNVSVLNVKNRSELDQLEGQLKGFEEINEEKIRIQKEQLAEEQKKLSESNEKLEKVSQTYQQLKNLKSDFDSLQQNKEKFSKLSEEKPQMDALEMQAELYDRIFRIFNPLIIEKNKLSKEIASKRNEKEQQIKDWQETERAFNTVKEQLMTLEPQFKALEQSRIQENDLNLIIQILKFSEEIKILNERTRKGSEKVKEVNLHKEKIQKTIDELSAQIKTLKEQKLDSALLSEVGNWFIQQKNLKKSLQEQAEKIGKHQKQIGEITEELKPFAYTENYKEDFRIRKETLEAQKKELSQKLDHLKIQKELSRFASELHDGENCPLCGSKEHPHIVEFHDVNTELQEIQEKIASLEQEATGLQKQEAEIDKILDRKKIFEEQLFSEQKILLQIQKDIENHLLNFTWKQFASNQEEEFEKKRSDSFTLEKKIEETERNIALARENFDRESKTLEKYKSALEAFRLEEVSKQEQINISRSGLKILEWDLYAQKEIKEIEESYQKLAYSNKEIEENYLKTVEQEKILSPKLAEQKAIVSQSEKQITELEKEISGNEEAVVKALADQNFTEFKEVENILLQEINVELVRTKVQLFKVEFEALKKFIGELELKLKGLSFNNEQFSIAEQQFTEAQTEQKQISDSVVTKTAEIDRLEKEFVKKEELLKELAQLQKRSENLKIMMNLFKGAGFVQYVSSIYLRQLCDHANVRFHRMTRNQLSLQLNENNDFEIIDYLNEGKSRSVKTLSGGQAFQVSLSLALALAESVQANAQADKNFFFIDEGFGTQDTESVNIVFETLTNLMKENRIVGIISHVEELKEKIPTALNIIKDEERGSLIEIV from the coding sequence ATGATCCCTGTTCAATTAACTATCGAAGGACTTTACTCGTACCGGGAACGCCAGACCATTGATTTCAGAAATCTCACTGAGGCGGGTCTGTTTGGGATTTTCGGAGCTGTGGGTTCCGGAAAATCATCAGTTCTTGAGGCCATTTCGTTTGCTTTATACAGTGAAACGGAACGTCTGAATATGCGCGATAAAAGGGCTTATAACATGATGAATTTAAAATCAAACAGTTCTTATATTGAATTTGATTTTATCAATTATGAGAATAAACTTTTCCGTGCTTCCCGTGATTTTAAGCGAAATTCAAAGAAATTTGAAGAAGTAAAGCCTAACGCGGTTACATTTTATGAAAACATCAATGGCAAATGGATTCCTTTGGATCACTCGAATGCAGAACCTATTATTGGATTAAGCTATTCCAACTTCAAAAGAACCATCATTATTCCGCAGGGACAGTTCAAAGAATTCCTTGAATTGGGCGCTGCAGAAAGAACGAACATGATGAAGGAAATTTTTAACCTTCAGAAATTTGACCTCCAGAACAATGTTTCTGTACTCAATGTAAAAAACAGATCTGAACTGGATCAGCTGGAAGGACAGTTAAAAGGTTTCGAAGAAATCAATGAAGAGAAGATCCGGATTCAAAAAGAGCAGCTTGCAGAGGAACAAAAAAAGCTCTCCGAATCCAATGAAAAACTGGAAAAGGTTTCCCAGACCTATCAACAGCTAAAAAACCTGAAAAGTGACTTTGACAGTTTACAGCAAAACAAAGAAAAATTCAGTAAACTCTCAGAAGAAAAGCCTCAGATGGATGCTCTGGAAATGCAGGCAGAATTATACGACAGGATTTTCAGAATTTTCAACCCTTTGATTATTGAGAAAAATAAACTCTCAAAAGAAATTGCTTCAAAACGAAACGAAAAGGAGCAGCAAATCAAAGACTGGCAGGAAACTGAAAGGGCTTTTAATACTGTAAAAGAGCAGCTCATGACTCTTGAACCACAGTTTAAGGCATTAGAGCAATCCAGAATTCAGGAAAATGATCTGAACCTTATTATTCAGATCCTGAAATTTTCTGAAGAAATCAAGATCCTGAACGAAAGAACCCGGAAAGGTTCTGAAAAAGTAAAAGAAGTAAATCTTCATAAAGAGAAAATTCAAAAGACTATTGATGAGCTTTCCGCACAGATTAAAACCTTAAAAGAACAAAAACTGGATTCTGCCCTGCTTTCTGAAGTGGGCAACTGGTTTATTCAGCAAAAGAATTTAAAAAAATCGCTTCAGGAACAAGCTGAAAAGATCGGGAAACATCAAAAGCAGATCGGAGAAATTACAGAAGAATTAAAGCCTTTTGCTTATACCGAAAATTATAAAGAAGATTTCAGAATCAGAAAAGAAACCTTAGAGGCTCAAAAAAAGGAACTTTCCCAGAAACTGGATCATCTCAAAATACAAAAAGAACTTTCCCGTTTTGCCAGTGAACTTCATGACGGAGAAAACTGCCCGCTCTGTGGTTCTAAAGAACATCCGCATATTGTGGAATTTCATGATGTAAATACTGAACTGCAGGAAATTCAGGAGAAAATAGCATCGCTTGAACAGGAAGCAACAGGACTTCAAAAGCAGGAGGCTGAAATTGACAAGATTCTGGACCGTAAAAAGATCTTTGAGGAACAGCTTTTTTCGGAACAAAAAATACTGCTGCAGATTCAGAAGGATATTGAAAATCATCTGCTGAATTTCACCTGGAAACAATTTGCTTCCAACCAGGAAGAGGAATTTGAGAAAAAACGCTCAGACTCGTTTACGCTGGAGAAAAAGATTGAAGAAACGGAACGGAATATCGCTTTAGCAAGGGAAAATTTTGACAGAGAATCCAAAACACTGGAAAAATATAAGAGTGCTCTTGAAGCTTTCCGTCTGGAAGAAGTTTCGAAGCAGGAGCAAATTAATATCAGCCGTTCCGGTCTTAAAATTCTCGAATGGGATCTGTATGCTCAAAAGGAAATAAAAGAAATTGAAGAATCATATCAAAAGCTTGCTTATTCTAATAAAGAGATTGAAGAGAATTACCTGAAAACTGTAGAACAGGAAAAAATTCTTTCTCCGAAACTGGCAGAGCAAAAGGCTATTGTGAGCCAATCTGAAAAGCAGATTACAGAGCTGGAGAAGGAAATTTCAGGGAATGAAGAAGCAGTTGTCAAAGCATTGGCTGATCAAAATTTCACAGAATTTAAAGAAGTTGAGAATATTTTACTTCAGGAAATTAATGTTGAGCTGGTGAGGACTAAAGTTCAGCTTTTCAAAGTTGAATTTGAAGCTTTAAAGAAATTCATCGGAGAGCTGGAGTTAAAACTGAAAGGCCTTTCGTTCAATAACGAACAGTTTTCTATCGCTGAACAGCAGTTCACCGAAGCACAAACCGAACAAAAGCAGATTAGTGATTCTGTAGTCACAAAAACTGCTGAAATAGATCGTCTGGAAAAGGAATTTGTAAAAAAAGAGGAACTTCTGAAAGAACTTGCACAACTTCAAAAACGCTCAGAAAATTTAAAAATCATGATGAATCTTTTTAAAGGTGCGGGTTTTGTACAATATGTTTCATCTATTTATCTGAGACAGCTTTGTGATCATGCTAATGTGCGTTTTCACCGGATGACCAGAAATCAGCTGAGCCTCCAGCTGAATGAGAATAACGATTTTGAAATTATTGATTACCTCAACGAAGGAAAAAGCAGAAGTGTCAAAACACTTTCCGGAGGCCAGGCATTTCAGGTATCTTTAAGTCTGGCTCTGGCTCTTGCAGAAAGTGTTCAGGCCAATGCGCAGGCCGATAAAAATTTCTTCTTTATTGATGAAGGTTTTGGAACTCAGGATACGGAATCTGTGAATATCGTTTTTGAAACGCTCACCAACCTGATGAAAGAAAACAGGATTGTAGGAATTATTTCGCACGTGGAAGAACTGAAAGAGAAAATTCCTACAGCACTCAATATTATTAAAGACGAAGAAAGAGGAAGTCTGATTGAGATTGTTTAA